The window GTTTTAACTTTATAAATAGCAAAAAAGAGTATGAAAAAGTCAAAGTTTACAGAAGCACAGATCTTGAAAGTGCTAAAAACCCAAGAGGAGGGAAAAAAGGTAAGTGAGATCTGCCGCGAGTTCGGTATTTCAGAGCCAACATTTTACAATTGGAAGAGCCGATATGGCGGAATGACATTGTCTGAGCTACAGCGCGTTAAAGAGCTGGAGGCTGAAAATGCACGCTTAAAGCGGTTAGTTGCAGATTTATCTTTAGACAACCAAGTGCTTAAAGAGATTAACTCAAAAAAGTGGTAACGTCTTATCAAAAGGAGCAATGCTTAACTTTTGTGCAAGAAGTTTTTCCTAAGTTAAGTTATGCTAAGACGTGTAAGTTGGTTAGTTGCTCAAGAACAAATAAGTATTACAAAAAAGTAATGCCTGAGAAGGATGTCGTGGTTAAAGAGGCTATTTCAAGTGTGATTGGTACGAGTCGATTAGGGCGAAGAAAAGTAATTGTAAAAGTGCAAAAGAAGTATCCGGGTATTGGAGCAGCAAAAATCAGACGTGTTTACGAAAAGGAAGGTTTTTCACTGTATAAGCGAATGAAGAAAAGACGCATTGATAATCCTGCAAATCCGATTGAAGTACCATTAGCTGCAAATGTAGAATGGGCAATGGATTTCATGTCTGATTCACTGGCAAGTGGTAAAAAGTTCAGAACACTCAATATTGTCGATCAATACAATCGAAAATGCCTAGAAATAGGCATAAACTACTCACTTCCATCAAGAAAAGTGATTGAAATCTTAGAAAGAACCATTATTGAGCACGGAAAACCTTTAGGAA is drawn from Belliella baltica DSM 15883 and contains these coding sequences:
- a CDS encoding IS3 family transposase, whose amino-acid sequence is MQEVFPKLSYAKTCKLVSCSRTNKYYKKVMPEKDVVVKEAISSVIGTSRLGRRKVIVKVQKKYPGIGAAKIRRVYEKEGFSLYKRMKKRRIDNPANPIEVPLAANVEWAMDFMSDSLASGKKFRTLNIVDQYNRKCLEIGINYSLPSRKVIEILERTIIEHGKPLGIRTDNGPEFTSCLFQIWLDKNDIEWIKIQKGKPQQNAIVERFNRTYREDILDANLFFSLDHVYEVTQPWKEDYNQERPHESLNYCTPNEYAA
- a CDS encoding transposase encodes the protein MKKSKFTEAQILKVLKTQEEGKKVSEICREFGISEPTFYNWKSRYGGMTLSELQRVKELEAENARLKRLVADLSLDNQVLKEINSKKW